ATATAAATGCAGGCAGAAATTTGGCAGTGTGAATACAAACATTATTGGCTCTTTTGCATGATATAATGTATCTATGTCAGCACTGGAGAGCTTGCCTCTTGACTTAACTTATGATTTATTGTGACTGTTCAATTATAACTTCACTTCCAAAAAGTTCAAGACGGTCTTAGGCTAGGTGAATAAGAGCTGGTATCATATGAACCAGAATTGGGAGAAAAACTCCCATTTCAGACTCTGATACAATGTTCCTTTATGTGATATTACAAGCTATTTGAGTTCATGCCTTATATATACGTATGCTTTAAATATTTAGAACATTTACTGACCACTAAAACAGCAGAATCATCATGAACCAAAGAAACTTTTTGAGAAATTTAATTGACAATGAAACTTTGATGGCCTCATCTGTACATACACAAACCAATAAGAATCCAAACCCCAAAAAGGAAaccaagagaaaagaaaagaaaaggaaatcatCCGGATTTCTAGTGCACAAGTGATGCATTCAATCTACCACCTCAAAATCCCTATACCTTTTTTAACTACAATTCAGAGCTAAACATTCAAAGGCCTCATCAAACAGCTAGTTGTTGCTTTTGATGAGATGATTCTTCTTCATTGAAACACAAATGGACTACTTTTAGTGACCTCCCTTTCCCAAAGCTTAAAGAGGATTCTGCAATGATTGGTGGAGGTTGCAACATCATCATCTTTCTTTGCAGGTAAGTGTAGTAGGTGTGAAAGGTATTAGGGGTCACATTTAAGTGGAAACCCAACCCAAATAGAAAATCCACTTCAAGGAAGTTCATTTCTGTTGTGCTGATTCCTCCTACTTTTGCATAGTATGCATTGTTGTAATACCTGAAATAAAgttccaaaatattaaaaataaggtTGGGAGACTTGGGGTTTAGCCCCGGCCCTTGTGACTAAATGTATATATAATGTCCACTTTCTTAATGCACATgggaagaagagaaaacaaaagaagaaagcAGGGTAGGGTGGGGTAGGGTAGGGTAGGCCTATTCACATGCCTTTCAATGGGTTGAAATATATTTTTCTGGGAAATTGAATGGCTTTCCAATTCTAACAAGTCTAAATCCAGATTCTAATTTAATCTTTTGAAGTAAAACTAATGAAAATCCAACAAGACTGAAAGCATGAACTATGAATTTTGTTCCAAGTAACTTACATATCATCCATGAACTTTGCGGCAACCATCACACTGGAAATAAGCAGCCGATGAACGTTGAAAGAATTGATGGGCAACGAGGGTTGTCTTTGAGCAAACCGATCAAGATAAACATATGCAACAATGAAACAAGAGGGGCTACAATTTGCATACTTGTAAATCCTGTCCAAGTAGCTTTGGATTGAGATAGTTGGCCGAGTTAACCCATGAAACACCGAAATCTTCTGAGCCTTAAACCCACAGTTTAGATCATTGGATTCAGCCACTTCTTTCAGCAGGGATGACAGAAATGTTATGAGATTTGACATCATATTTGGGTTCTCTAACTCTGCCATAACATCAAAACAAGTGTTGAATGTGTTTCTTCTTTTTGCTATTGTTAAGGTATATATGGTTTTACTTTTTTTGTGATATAAAAACAGGTAAGGTAGACGTTGAACGGTGGGGAATTTTTCAATTAAAAGAAGAAAGTACCCTCTCATGAATTTGAATCAAGATTTGGATTGGATGTCCCTATTTGGTGGGGTTTATAAGGCAATAAAAAGTGTGGGATATGATTATTCAATTTAAAAACTTAACTTGTTGAAGAGGGAAAAAAAGGTTTGTTTCATTAGTGGATTAAAGTCATTTTCATGAAAGGAGATTGAGGGTTTTTCCAGTGATGAAACTTGTGGCTACTGGTTTGTTGCTGATGGCATGCCATATCCATCATGTGATTACATGTGGGGAAAATTTTTTTATTGTAATTTGTCGGCCcctatactttattattttttatttttggcttgaagatcttgcatgtgttgtaaATCTACACAATGTTTTTGTTTATGTTATTTCGGATATTTTTCTTCTGTTGGGTCCATATCTATTGTTTCCATACTATTAGGGCTGCAATATTCAAGATATGTTTGTCTGAAATGCTGAACAACAAACAAGGAGCACCCATGATGTCTGTTTGTAAGTTGTCACCTTTTCTTGACATCTGAAAGATGTTATATAAAATCTTCCATGGATCTGCATCGAGAATACAGCAATTGGTATGAACCCTCTAATGTATAGAGTTCAGGCATGATATAAACAAGCGGTTTATGCCATAAGTTTTTGTCTTTTGCCCCCACTTACTTATCAATGATTAAGCTTcagatattaaaataatttgacCCTACGATTCCACTTTCACTATGCAACCAAACAATTAACTTTCACTTTCATGGTTTTTAAATGATGAGCAAATCCAATTCAAATTTACCATATTCAGCTGGTGATTGAAACCGAAATATATAAGAAAGAAAATAAGTTGGAAGAACATATAAGGAGGTCCCAAGCTGGAAACACGTTTTTGTTGGAGTGAAAGAAGAGGAAAAGCATGTCTGGTTAAGTCACAAAAATGGTTGATCAAGGTGGGGGTATTGAGATTAAAGCTCAAAAGCTTGTCCATGTTGCAGGGTGCCTTCTTAATCCATGTGCTTTTCCATGTGAGACCACCCCCTCCACACAATTTGGTACACCTCCAAATTTAATCTAATAAAACTAAAGTTCAAAATATAAACAGCCTGCCAATCTTATTCTCCTTGATGCATTCcattaaagagaaaaaaaatatttgGTACAGTCATGAGGCCCTCaaagtttttgaaaattttaattacacccttaaattttttttaagtagGCTTCCCAAGTTTTTAAAAATTCTCGTTAAccctttgaaatttaaaaaaaaaaattaattaaactcttcgaatttttttttgtaaattttccttaaaactctaatatttttgaaagttttaattagaattatcaaattatttgaaaattctcAGTAAAACtcttaaagtttttaaaaatttcgGTTAGATCCCTAAACTTAATGTCAAGATTCGTCAGTATTCTAAATATTCGTTCATCACCAATAGGAAGAAAGCACTCAAACAATAGAGGCGAGGAACAAGTGCAGTATTGGCAAGCATACTTCCCATGTTAGGAAAAGCAGTCAATAAACTATGAATGATGTTTCATTTAGGCCTTTCTACATATATGTTGAAGtggtaggaaatattattaatatcaCCGAGGGATTGGAGTTTGTTTAGTAGTTTATGAGTAAGATTGGGTGGTATTTGATTTGGAATTTAGATATAGTTATAGGGTAGCCAAttgtggaagaaaagaaagagtGGAGGACAACATCTAAAGTAATGAAAGAGTTTACTTCAATTAAACAAGCTGATAAGCAAGCGAGTTTGTTGTATTCATAAGGACAAATTTTCGTTACTAAACAAATATATTATATTCCTCTAATTATCATCCTTTGGTAGATTCCTTATTTTGATTTTAGGGATTTTTTTAGTTGTGAAAAAGTTAAAACTTAATTTGACCTATTAGAAATTGTAAATTTGAGTGGATTTAGCTGTCCTCCTCGTGCAAGTATAATTAGTTAACtctatttttctaaataaaaaaaatgctaaaatttcattaatatttgtattttttCCCTTATTGCAACTTGTTattcaatatttatattaaaaatttaataaaagacAACATAATATTAGTAAACATTACATAAaagatatttttatcttttaaatattgGGTTTTATTAACTGTTTATCGATTTATATTACAGGCCAATCTAGGCTTGAAAAATGTGGTGTTGATGGCTttgcaattaaattattttaataattatattataacaatTTTAACATAGGACTACTTTAAAATTTTTGCATTGtcaaaatattgaaatatatTATATTAGTTGCAAAAGATTATATTGAACAATAGTTATTCTTTTATATCATATATAATATaagattaattatattttatttcaaaaacattttaatttttattaaatttataaaaatatatacatataactcgTTTGAATActtttcttaacaacatatctatttatataatattttaatggtAAAGACTCAATTGGATGTGAATTAGGGATTTGGTTTACATACCCGACGATTAACCTACCTTCTGCTACCTTAAACTGAACTCTATTCGAACTCGGAAATGTTTACTTGGCTTATAAAATTACGGTTGGGTACAAGCATTTGTAGCAATAGCCATTTGAAAAGAAATGTTTGAACCCTTTCGCAACTTTGGCTGTCTTGCCCATCTCTCACAAAGATGAACAAAGATTTAACTAACAGCCTTTTCATGGGCTAAATCTTCAGAGCAACTCAGCGAGTATAAAATTCAGTTAGTTTAAGAGCATCCTGGCCAAGGTTTAAGCATAAGCTCTTCATTTTTTATATTTCCATGAATATACACTTTGGGCTCTTTATCCTGCACAAGTACATTTGGGGTCAGACCTTTCGGTGGAAACCCTAAATCTATCATGCCATATAGATTACTTACAATGCATGGTTTGGATTCCTTACCAGGATGATAGGTGGGAACTCAGATTGTCTACGGAGTCTTGAGAAGCcattcacataaaataaacatttGTACCCATCAATAGTGCGATGCTCACTGTTTAAGAGACGAGAAAAATAAGTATGAACAAGGCCATGAATTCTCTCAATAATCATTGCCATTTTCCGTTGATAAAATGCTCATTTCTTCAGGCGTGACATATTTTGACAAGATGACTACTTGTTAAAAGCCAGAAAGGTCATAAGGCAAGTGGGAACTCACTTTATAAGATAGGTGAAATTTCTCTGGCCAAATTCCTCAAGGGCAATCTCTTCTTCTTTTGAGTATCTGTATTAATATAGTAAACATTCCAGGtcaagaaacaattagaagtgAAAACAAATATACCAAAAAAAAAGGTGCTTCCATAAGAAATGTggcaataaaacaaaaataattataaatgtaCGCTCCTCACCCTAAAGCTTAACAGGGAACCTATCATATCAAATTGTCAATATAAGAATCAAATAGTATTCAGTTGCTGCCGTTTTGTGGTGAATGATAAGGGACTAACAGcagcagaaaaaaaaaaaaaaaaaaacaagaaaataaaGGTCACAACTGCTTGAGCGTTTTCCCAAAATCcccattcaattttattttaacttgTTTCAAATATTCTTCCTTGAGTTGGGAAAAAAGGTTTGACTCCAGTTTCAACATTAATAAAGATTCGTTCATTGATAAATTACTCACAGGGTAGCGTTTCAAATTTAGTAGTACATAACTGCTTTTATAGCCTTGTAGCTAGGACCATGGGCTGCATAAAGTCTTATAAGGCTAACATTGCAAGGCAACTTCACCAACAATATAAGCCCATTTCTCATACTACGTATTACATCATTGTGCTTTACTCAGATGACATTTGATGCTAGGCCCTTTCTGATGACCGCAATTCCCACAACTATAGCCACGAAGTTCTATTTTGACATTAGTTACATATCCTAATTTTCTGATTCTGCATGTAACATGAGAAATAGTGTAGCACACGTATAGAAATTACCTCCATGGCCACTCATTTTCACAGAAACGGGATATTCCATTCATGGCTGAAAATGGATCGATGTGAACCCAGAGTTCATTGGACTTGTTAGCCAGATGGCCTGTTTGAAGATGAACCGGGACACAAAATATAAGCAAGTCACAATGAAGAGACATTCAGAAACAAATTAAAGAGGACAATAAAATATTTACAGGCAACTAAACAAGGAGAGAAAAATTGGGGGGAGGGGGAGGAGCGAGAGAGTTTTGGGCTGTCATCAAAACAAGGATATGTAACCTTATAGTCTGCTAGCCTGACCtgtacaaaattactaaaatggaCGCATGAAAACAAACTTCCAACCTCCTCCACTAAACCCATAACCATACACAGAGACATTGAAGGAATCATGCGCAAGCACACACACAAAATATTGCCATCTTTAACTACATATGCTTTATAGCCAAAACCTATACTATATTCCATATCTTCTTTTTGATAACAGATAAATCATAAAGAACCATCAGAAGGGATACACAAGTGGTAAATAAGACAAATATATGCGAAGTTATGTGTATGTATGCCTGTGAGATAAAGAGATAGGAAGGACTCACCAATCTGATGCAACTCTTTTAGTGCATGTCCACTGGGATAGTTCTCGTAGGATGCCATGAAAGTTATGATTGTGCACCCTAGACTACAGAATAAAATGAGTAGATAAAAGGAACTTAGAATCATATATCAACCATCCATAACCTGGGGTTCCACATGGGACCTAATGGTGCTCAGACGAGCCCACAATTATGGATAGAGAAGATTCTATCATATACAATCAGTTGTAGTGACATGCTTCACAAAAAAGGAACATGAAAAAAATTCACCTAACCTGATTAAAAGTAATCCCAGcatgattaaattgagaaatttccAGAAACTCTTCTTCCTATTGTTGTAGCTGTAACAAGAAGACAGAGTAAATTATATATTCCACTAGCATAATAACAATTGAAAACAAAAAGACAAAAAACAGCACTGTGCATGAGTACCAAAAGCAAGTTACACATAAGTCCCCTCGTAGATACACTACCACCCCACCCTCAGCCTCCATTGTCCAGATGAGTTTCTTTTGGCTCAGATATCCAACAGTTTTAcacaaattttcaaataaatttaaGGAGGGGAAGACTGCAATCAATTCGACAGTCAATCTTATATGCTCAACAAAAAATTTAAGGATCAACTGCGTTATATCTTCAGATCCCCAGGATAACAAGGGAGGTGACATTATTCAAAAATACAAGCAGTCACACACACTCCAAAACAGCTAGAAATCTGGTGCTGTTAAAACTAAAGCATGTCAGATTTGTAAACTACTAAAAACCTTGCAAGATTATTATATCTTTATGTAAGGTGTTCATGtgcttggatttttttttttttaaacaatccTTTTAAATTCAGAAGTTACCCATATAAATATGTAAACTAAAACATTTTATCAAAGGTTTCTGACAGTTTAAACttcaaaaaagaagaaaagaaaaagaaaacatacATTCTGCTTGCTGCAACTGCAGCAGATAAGTTAAAGATTGGAACTGAGCTGATAATAAAACGAAGCTCCTGCATCATTCAACAATGTGATGAGACAATTGTTTGAGTAACTTGACATGTGTATGTCCTTTTCTAAAGAGATACAGCAACATTTAGTCCCTGATCTTGGAACTTTTCCCAACTTGGTCCATTAAACTTTTTTTTGGTCAACATTTGTCCCAGAACTTGGCATTTTTCCcaatttggtacttgaacttgAATTCCATTAAGGTGTGATGATGTGACATTATGATATTGTGCCACATCATcactagaaaattttaaaaaaagtaacCTTTTTTTCAAGTGATGACGTGGCACAATCTCAGAGATCCATGTCATCATAGCTTAACGGAACCCaagtttagggaccaaattgggCAAAGTTGCCAAGTTCAAGACTAAATGTTGCTTTATCCCTTTTCTAAATCAGTAACCAAGCCCATAATGTACAACTTTACTTTGTAATACCTTGTGTGGAAGCTTAGAGTAAAGTACAACAAAGGACAGTGCTGGTAAAACCAGAGGAAGAAGCCTTCTGTCAAGTAAGACCCCAAgctacaaaataaaacaaaaataaaatgcagTGGTTCAGAATAATAATGTAGTATAACTTTAAAATTACAAGTTCAAGACTCACCATAAAAAGTGGATATGCAGCAAGTAATGAACGAGGGAGTGCAGAAGTAAAATACCACTGAATGGAATGTGTCTAAATAAAGAATATCATTAAGGAACAAAGATCAAAACAAATACCAAAGAAACACACACAAATATGCATTATAAAATATAATCCTTAAATATGCTTTTCCTGATaaacaaaaaattgaaaatacaatCAAAAGGAGGTACGAGGAACTAATAGAGCTTATGGCAATATGGCAATAACAAAACCTTCAAAAACTAGCAAATCCAATAAAGTAGATGGCTATCCATGCAGGAAGTTTCCAGCCTTAGCCAATAACAGGATAAACCACGATTGTTCACAAAGAATGCATACGAAATAGAATGGGGACTTCTGTAATAAATACTACAGATCCATTACTAGTGCTTAGTGGACACAAATGAAGAAGATTCATAAGGAGATATCTCACATCTGCAAACATCTAATAAAGTAGAAATTACAATAGGAAAAAGTTGTAAATGGAACTAGTCAACCACATCAATCAAAAATAGTGATGTGCTATTtcaaattaaaatagaaaaaagaaacTGGATTGTGCAATATGAGAATTCTTTAAAAAAGGATACACCCCATTCAGAACTTCGATTAAGAACAGAGTTAAACCAAAACACTTCAAATTCAGGCCAAAGAAACCTCTTCCACATGATTGAATCAACCAACACAGTGAAACCTGAGCTGAGAATAATTTCATAAGTTGATAACAGTAGATGAATCCTTAATCAAAAGCTTTGAGATTTTGTAAGAGAAAATCAACCAACCTATACACAAAAGAGTGGTCACAGTGCAGCACTTTAATGCTCTCCAAAATGAAATTGACTTGGTCTGTCATTGATAAAACGAAATCTTATAGTCAAGCACAAATTTAACTAAACAACATGCTATCAGATCCAAATATGTAACTAAAATACACTAACACGAAATAATATCAGAGAACATTATTAATTGATTCATTATAGAGAGCAACAGATAACATGTGATTGCTAGTGAAGCATGTGCATACAGCAATGACCGCAATTAACAAGACAAGAAAACAGTGTGATGCTACAAATGTTTTGAACAAAATTATGTCACTATTTCACAAGAGAGTGGAAAAGATGAAAGAGGGAAAAAAAGTACAGTAAACAACCACCTACCAACAAAAACTCCAGGCCAAGAGGACAAAGAAGCAAGACTATATCACATCTAAAGATGGTTGTAGCGAAGACCTGTTCATTAAGAATGCAGTGAAAAATAAGATCTCAGCAATCCAAAATCAGGATGTCATATCTACAAATTACAAAGTACCTAAAACTGCAAGCAAATTTTATCACAGGTCATGAAAGGAATACATTTAGAACAAACAACCTCTGACAGAAGCATGATCCAAGAAATCAACCAGCTATAGTAAGGTTAAGCAGTAAGTGCACATACCAGATAGTTTAAAGCGGTATAAAAATTCCCTTTCAACCAATGCCCATACGCCAAATTTACTGCATAAAAGGAAAATCGGAAACAGCTAAAGTTTCATTGACTTCTTCACAAGAAAAAGAGTAGATAAATCCACTGTTACTTTCAGAGAAAAAACAAAATAACCTTCATTGCGAGAAAGAACCACTTCTATTTGATAAAAAAAAGGACAAACAGAAACAAGTTACATAAACATTGTCAATCCAATCTAAGACATCGTCGTgcagaaaatagaaaaaaattatc
Above is a genomic segment from Gossypium arboreum isolate Shixiya-1 chromosome 8, ASM2569848v2, whole genome shotgun sequence containing:
- the LOC108470165 gene encoding dol-P-Man:Man(7)GlcNAc(2)-PP-Dol alpha-1,6-mannosyltransferase isoform X2; translated protein: MEGERGVPNYMLQVSFSSSTPPPQAIHETGFLQFEENQVMSFLSPSQPLTTSPVSNTTNSTTALRFITHNDQVGTLDSIPKAVHDENCGSNAKDGNNNSWWRSSALEKNKVKVRRKLREPRFCFQTRSDVDVLDDGYKWRKYGQKVVKNSLHPRSYYRCTHNNCRVKKRVERLSEDCRMVITTYEGYDLLLGSIAAFYVFMVPYTKVEESFNIQAMHDILYHRHHLDNYDHLEFPGVVPRTFIGAFLASIFSSPIVLAVQLLHLPKIYSLIIVRLALGCIILSTLSFLRIQVRNKFGHQVEAFFVIFTAIQFHLLFYCSRALPNILAMGVVNLAYGHWLKGNFYTALNYLVFATTIFRCDIVLLLCPLGLEFLLTKSISFWRALKCCTVTTLLCIGFTVLVDSIMWKRFLWPEFEVFWFNSVLNRSSEWGTHSIQWYFTSALPRSLLAAYPLFMLGVLLDRRLLPLVLPALSFVVLYSKLPHKELRFIISSVPIFNLSAAVAASRIYNNRKKSFWKFLNLIMLGLLLISLGCTIITFMASYENYPSGHALKELHQIGHLANKSNELWVHIDPFSAMNGISRFCENEWPWRYSKEEEIALEEFGQRNFTYLINEHRTIDGYKCLFYVNGFSRLRRQSEFPPIILDKEPKVYIHGNIKNEELMLKPWPGCS
- the LOC108469167 gene encoding cyclin-U4-1-like produces the protein MRGYFLLLIEKFPTVQRLPYLFLYHKKSKTIYTLTIAKRRNTFNTCFDVMAELENPNMMSNLITFLSSLLKEVAESNDLNCGFKAQKISVFHGLTRPTISIQSYLDRIYKYANCSPSCFIVAYVYLDRFAQRQPSLPINSFNVHRLLISSVMVAAKFMDDMYYNNAYYAKVGGISTTEMNFLEVDFLFGLGFHLNVTPNTFHTYYTYLQRKMMMLQPPPIIAESSLSFGKGRSLKVVHLCFNEEESSHQKQQLAV
- the LOC108470165 gene encoding dol-P-Man:Man(7)GlcNAc(2)-PP-Dol alpha-1,6-mannosyltransferase isoform X1 translates to MASKFLQLYGYDLLLGSIAAFYVFMVPYTKVEESFNIQAMHDILYHRHHLDNYDHLEFPGVVPRTFIGAFLASIFSSPIVLAVQLLHLPKIYSLIIVRLALGCIILSTLSFLRIQVRNKFGHQVEAFFVIFTAIQFHLLFYCSRALPNILAMGVVNLAYGHWLKGNFYTALNYLVFATTIFRCDIVLLLCPLGLEFLLTKSISFWRALKCCTVTTLLCIGFTVLVDSIMWKRFLWPEFEVFWFNSVLNRSSEWGTHSIQWYFTSALPRSLLAAYPLFMLGVLLDRRLLPLVLPALSFVVLYSKLPHKELRFIISSVPIFNLSAAVAASRIYNNRKKSFWKFLNLIMLGLLLISLGCTIITFMASYENYPSGHALKELHQIGHLANKSNELWVHIDPFSAMNGISRFCENEWPWRYSKEEEIALEEFGQRNFTYLINEHRTIDGYKCLFYVNGFSRLRRQSEFPPIILDKEPKVYIHGNIKNEELMLKPWPGCS